A stretch of the Orcinus orca chromosome 1, mOrcOrc1.1, whole genome shotgun sequence genome encodes the following:
- the RUNX3 gene encoding runt-related transcription factor 3 translates to MASNSIFDSFPTYSPTFIRDPSTSRRFTPPSTAFPCGGGGGGKMGENSGALGAQAAVGPGGRARPEVRSMVDVLADHAGELVRTDSPNFLCSVLPSHWRCNKTLPVAFKVVALGDVPDGTVVTVMAGNDENYSAELRNASAVMKNQVARFNDLRFVGRSGRGKSFTLTITVFTNPTQVATYHRAIKVTVDGPREPRRHRQKLEDQTKAFPDRFGELERLRMRVTPSAPSPRGSLSTAGPFSSQAQTPIQGTSDLNPFSDPRQFDRSFAALPTLPESRFPDPRMHYPGAMSAAFPYSATPSGTSIGSLSVASMPATSRFHHTYLPPPYPGAPQNQSGPFQASPSPYHLYYGASSGSYQFSMVAGSSSAGDRSPTRMLASCPSSAASVATGNLMNPSLGGQSDGVEADGSHSNSPTALSTPGRMDEAVWRPY, encoded by the exons ACCCGAGCACCAGCCGCCGCTTCACACCTCCCTCCACGGCCTTCccctgcggcggcggcggcggcggcaagATGGGCGAGAACAGCGGCGCGCTGGGCGCGCAGGCGGCCGTGGGGCCCGGCGGGCGCGCCCGACCCGAGGTGCGCTCGATGGTGGACGTGCTGGCGGACCACGCGGGCGAACTCGTGCGCACCGACAGCCCCAACTTCCTCTGCTCCGTGCTGCCCTCGCACTGGCGCTGTAACAAGACGCTGCCCGTCGCCTTCAAG GTGGTGGCTCTGGGGGACGTGCCAGATGGAACGGTGGTGACCGTGATGGCCGGCAACGATGAGAACTACTCCGCTGAGCTGCGCAACGCCTCAGCCGTCATGAAGAACCAGGTGGCCAGGTTCAACGACCTTCGCTTCGTGGGCCGCAGTGGGCGAG GGAAGAGTTTCACACTGACCATCACCGTGTTCACCAACCCCACACAAGTGGCCACCTACCACCGAGCCATCAAGGTGACCGTGGATGGACCCCGGGAGCCCAGAC GGCATCGACAGAAGCTGGAGGACCAGACCAAGGCGTTCCCCGACCGCTTCGGGGAGCTGGAGCGCCTGCGCATGCGGGTGACGCCGAGCGCGCCCAGCCCCCGAGGCTCGCTCAGCACCGCCGGCCCCTTCAGCAGCCAGGCCCAGACCCCCATCCAAG GCACCTCCGACCTGAACCCTTTCTCCGACCCCCGCCAGTTTGACCGCTCCTTCGCAGCGCTGCCGACCCTCCCGGAGAGCCGCTTCCCCGACCCCCGGATGCATTACCCAGGGGCCATGTCGGCCGCCTTCCCCTACAGCGCCACACCCTCGGGCACGAGCATCGGCAGCCTCAGCGTGGCCAGCATGCCGGCCACCAGCCGCTTCCACCACACCTACCTCCCACCGCCCTACCCGGGGGCCCCGCAGAACCAGAGCGGGCCCTTCCAGGCCAGCCCTTCCCCCTACCACCTCTACTACGGCGCGTCCTCCGGCtcctaccagttctccatggtggcCGGCAGCAGCAGCGCTGGCGACCGCTCGCCCACCCGCATGTTGGCCTCCTGCCCCAGCAGCGCCGCCTCTGTCGCCACCGGCAACCTCATGAACCCCAGCCTGGGTGGCCAGAGTGACGGCGTGGAGGCCGATGGCAGCCACAGCAACTCGCCTACCGCGCTGAGCACGCCCGGCCGCATGGACGAGGCCGTGTGGCGGCCCTACTGA